In Eucalyptus grandis isolate ANBG69807.140 chromosome 4, ASM1654582v1, whole genome shotgun sequence, the following proteins share a genomic window:
- the LOC104440930 gene encoding TMV resistance protein N-like isoform X2, with product MASSDAGTSSGSEYQVFLSFRGPDTRVGFTDVLFHSLADVGICVFRDDEELRVGERIDGSLLRAIDNSQIYIPVFSRTYASSQWCLRELAQIVANTLKSEGNKEILPIFFDVEPDDVKLKTPLYHDAILNLESEKKLSNEQVNVWREALMEVDAIKGWEVKKYTGWQVN from the exons ATGGCGAGTTCAGATGCAGGAACATCATCTGGAAGTGAGTATCAAGtcttcttgagctttagaggacCCGACACTCGCGTTGGATTCACTGACGTGCTCTTCCATAGCTTGGCCGATGTTGGAATTTGCGTCTTTCGAGATGACGAAGAACTCCGTGTTGGTGAAAGGATTGATGGATCGCTTCTGCGAGCGATCGACAACTCTCAAATCTACATACCCGTCTTCTCTAGGACGTACGCTTCAAGCCAATGGTGCCTCCGTGAGCTTGCGCAAATCGTGGCAAACACCTTGAAATCAGAAGGTAATAAAGAGATCCTACCTATTTTCTTTGATGTGGAACCTGATGATGTCAAGTTGAAAACTCCACTATATCACGATGCCATACTCAATTTGGAGAGTGAGAAGAAGTTGAGCAATGAGCAAGTCAATGTTTGGAGAGAGGCTCTCATGGAGGTTGATGCGATAAAGGGGTGGGAAGTGAAGAAGTACACAGG ATGGCAAGTCAACTAA
- the LOC104440930 gene encoding disease resistance protein RPV1-like isoform X1, whose protein sequence is MDSGMKSIQQVLCNKRVLIVLDDVDNKEQVEKLVGNSALLSASRILITTRNKDVLQTNGPKYQILEYGVEVMTIDHALELFSRHAFNRNFPSGDYKDLSKEIVFTTGRLPLALEVIGSFLYHKPQEIWQETLDKLSKAPHEDVFGKLKISYDALSFEQQQIFLDIACFFIGEDKTNAMYMWNDCDFLPNTGVVVLISMSLVKIVENNKFWMHDQLRDLGRRIVYLENRMNLKGRSRIWNQKEAFDATRTKEISKKVQALNLDISTRSSQDVVVQSKEIGRFKHLRFLKLSSLTLVGDTMNHLAKVSWISLRSIYKWTNMYLNKVVVLELSAVEFLDDSRLQDLIKMASQLKVLSLEKCGNLTRTPDFSECLNLERLTFRSCFELREIDSSIGKLKCLINLKIEHCSSLEHLLEEIGDLVKLQYFFVEDTKVNKLPDSIWKLKSLREVCFRGRWIQYSGNLWGLPSASGLLEKLEVLKISDCDLKDLPSTIGNLHSLRILDLSFTHISEIPKTISMLTRLQRIKLLYCFEIRELPTLPTSLTHLFVSSSSLRVVPDLSNLTNLVELHLFKWGNVGDKPCTGGLWWIGRLSKLTFLSVGLEKVSIPWGTASLPLLKHLDIYRLDKQNFLPFSFSTQRLGLDNFNSAASLSPGLRDLTFLFLGDSRMQEFQLDGLQLPQLKELRVHSWALLKRLRLSRMRKLREVMVSWCPKLVEIQLSWVFESLEALSIDDCVSLERLVYETANELISCEGKLIFPSRVLNKLRALTLRKCFKILNIQVVGTSESWEKINLDCCCCLQSLGGLANIKNLKSLDICNCNSLRVVEGVDELEFLGQLNVCYCRSLERLIDVSTTKLPSDCSICIDDCKKLRGVRNPFSGPVMNLGLPSDAISIRNPASPPPTLPPSPPTTTVAVGTQPPPLSPRRGKEAQRVAKRKRRRGPRSVISSSAVGCVCSSSSPNHHRRREEERKLKRLRRRGKEEGGWKCDWFQCSRLCPQLVFADIRRRWA, encoded by the exons ATGGATTCCGGAATGAAGAGCATTCAACAAGTACTTTGCAATAAGAGAGTTCTCATTGTACTTGATGACGTTGATAACAAAGAACAAGTGGAGAAATTAGTTGGAAACAGTGCTTTGCTTTCAGCATCTAGAATATTGATTACAACCAGAAATAAAGATGTTTTGCAAACCAATGGACCAAAGTATCAAATTTTAGAGTATGGAGTGGAGGTTATGACTATCGATCATGCACTTGAGCTTTTCAGTAGGCATGCGTTTAACAGAAACTTTCCTTCGGGTGATTACAAAGATCTTTCAAAGGAAATCGTATTTACCACTGGGAGACTTCCATTGGCACTTGAAGTAATTGGTTCGTTCCTCTATCACAAACCGCAAGAAATATGGCAAGAGACATTGGACAAATTAAGTAAAGCACCTCACGAGGATGTTTTTGGAAAGCTAAAGATCAGCTATGATGCCTTAAGTTTTGAGCAACAACAAATTTTCcttgatattgcatgcttttttaTTGGTGAAGATAAGACAAATGCAATGTACATGTGGAACGATTgtgattttcttccaaatacTGGAGTTGTTGTCCTCATTAGCATGTCTTTGGTAAAGATTGTGGAGAACAATAAATTTTGGATGCACGATCAACTCAGAGATCTTGGAAGAAGAATTGTTTATTTGGAAAATCGAATGAATCTTAAAGGGCGGAGCAGGATATGGAATCAAAAGGAGGCTTTTGATGCCACAAGAACAAAGGAG ATAAGCAAGAAGGTTCAAGCACTaaatcttgacatttccacgcGAAGTTCCCAGGATGTTGTTGTTCAAAGTAAAGAGATTGGAAGATTTAAACATCTAAGATTCCTTAAATTATCTAGTTTAACCCTTGTTGGCGACACAATGAATCATCTTGCCAAAGTGAGTTGGATTTCTTTAAGGAGTATCTATAAATGGACTAACATGTACCTAAACAAGGTAGTGGTTCTTGAACTTTCAGCAGTTGAGTTCTTGGATGATTCAAGATTACAAGATTTAATTAAG ATGGCAAGTCAACTAAAAGTTCTTTCTCTTGAAAAATGTGGCAACTTAACCCGAACACCAGACTTCTCCGAATGCCTGAATTTAGAGAGGCTTACTTTCCGATCTTGTTTCGAATTGAGGGAAATTGACAGCTCTATTGGGAAATTAAAATGTCTCATTAACTTGAAGATTGAACATTGCTCTTCTCTTGAACATTTGCTTGAAGAAATCGGGGATCTAGTGAAACTACAATACTTTTTTGTCGAAGATACTAAAGTGAATAAACTCCCAGATTCCATATGGAAGTTGAAATCATTACGTGAGGTGTGCTTTCGGGGACGATGGATTCAATATTCAGGAAATTTGTGGGGCTTACCTAGTGCAAGTGGGCTGCTTGAAAAGTTGGAAGTGCTTAAAATCAGCGATTGCGATCTAAAAGATCTTCCTTCTACAATCGGAAATTTGCACTCTCTAAGAATCTTGGATCTATCATTTACTCACATTAGTGAAATTCCAAAGACCATTAGTATGCTTACTCGCCTACAAAGAATTAAGTTGCTCTACTGTTTTGAGATTCGAGAGTTGCCGACACTCCCAACAAGTTTAACTCATCTATTTGTGTCGTCTTCATCATTGCGGGTAGTCCCAGATCTCTCCAACTTGACTAATTTGGTTGAGTTGCATCTATTTAAATGGGGAAATGTAGGAGACAAACCTTGTACTGGTGGATTATGGTGGATTGGGAGGTTATCAAAATTGACCTTTTTAAGTGTTGGACTTGAAAAAGTCTCTATTCCATGGGGGACGGCTTCCCTTCCTTTGCTAAAACATCTTGATATATATCGATTGGACAAGCAAAATTTTCTGCCATTTTCCTTCTCTACACAAAGGCTAGGCCTTGATAATTTCAATTCAGCTGCATCACTCTCTCCGGGATTGAGAgatttgacatttttatttcttggtgATTCTCGAATGCAAGAATTTCAACTCGATGGGCTTCAACTTCCGCAACTAAAGGAGTTGCGTGTGCACAGCTGGGCACTCCTCAAGAGGTTGAGGCTATCAAGAATGAGGAAGCTGAGAGAAGTCATGGTGAGCTGGTGTCCAAAGCTAGTTGAGATCCAATTGTCTTGGGTGTTCGAATCATTGGAGGCCTTGTCTATTGATGATTGTGTGTCCTTGGAAAGGCTAGTTTACGAGACTGCTAATGAATTGATTAGTTGTGAAGGGAAACTAATTTTTCCGTCAAGAGTCTTAAATAAGTTGCGGGCTCTCACACTGCGGAAATGCTTTAAGATACTCAATATTCAAGTTGTAGGTACGTCGGAATCGTGGGAAAAGATTAACCTTGACTGTTGTTGTTGTCTACAAAGTCTTGGTGGTTTGGCAAACATAAAGAACCTGAAGAGTTTGGATATCTGTAACTGCAATAGCCTACGGGTTGTTGAGGGTGTCGACGAGTTGGAGTTTCTGGGCCAATTAAATGTTTGTTACTGCCGCTCGTTGGAAAGGTTGATTGATGTATCAACCACGAAACTGCCAAGTGATTGCAGCATATGTATCGACGATTGCAAGAAACTACGAGGGGTTCGGAATCCATTCAGTGGTCCCGTGATGAATCTAGGGCTTCCATCCGATGCTATAAGCATTAGAAA CCCCGCCAGTCCACCACCAACActgccaccgtcgccgccaACCACCACCGTCGCTGTCGGCACCCAACCACCACCACTGTCGccaagaagaggaaaggaagctCAGAGGGTTgcgaagaggaaaagaagaagagggcctAGAAGTGTGATTAGTTCCAGTGCGGTCGGTTGTGTCTGTAGCTCGTCGTCACCCAACCACCACCGTCGCcgagaagaggaaaggaagctCAAGCGGTTGcggagaagaggaaaggaagaagggggCTGGAAGTGTGATTGGTTCCAATGCAGCCGATTGTGTCCGCAGCTCGTCTTTGCCGACATTCGCCGTCGTTGGGCCTAG